ctcttCCAAAAAGCGCTGTGTGAACCTCCACATTGTTTTATCGTTCAGATGTGCAATTGCCACAGGTATTACTATAACATGAGCTGGTTTAGGTTGGGTTCACAAGTGACTGAAAATCCAGCAGAAAAATCTGCTACGGTTTTTACGCATGAAAAACCGCATGCGTTACATACAGTTTTGTTGCAGAAAAGCCAGTAGATTTCCCTCTCTCCATTGGAAAGGTTGAAATCTGCcgtataaattgacatgctgaagACTTCAAATCCGCAATACCACAGCTTTTCTGCTGCACTTTTTTAggcagcatgtggatgagaatTCTGAAATTCCCCACCACATTGCTGTTAATGTACAACGCTGCAGATTTGGTGCATTAAAATCCGTAATGGCAAACCCCCCGGCCTTATAGATTGATGGAGCCTTTACACATATGTTTTTAATAGCATTTGTTGgtgcaattttggggtaaaaactccagatgttagctgaaagtgTATGGGGAAATAGGGTCACATAAGCCACTTGTGTTATTGTTAATTAGGTGCTGGTTTTTTAGGCTTCTGGCATTTTGACTTCTCATTCTCTATAGGGAAAAATgcctaaaaaaagttttttattatatatatatatatatatatacttttttttttttttttttttgtagctaaTAAAATCCAGTGCAAATTTATGTGTAGGGAccataagggttcatgcacatgaacatattttctttccgtgtccattccgttttgtttgtggactgtatgcagaaccattcacttccgTTTTTGTGTGGGCCTattgaagttactccatgtgcattcagtgTCTGTATGTCCGTTACACAAAAACATAGAAcgtcctattattttccgcataacggacaaagatagaacagttctattaggggccagctgttccgtaaaatgcggaatgcGCACGGATGTCAtgcgtatttttttgcggatctgtgttttgcggaccgcatttgcactGCTCAATTGTCGGGCAGATCATCAAGAGCAAACATCCATATCTATTCATGTAAAAGTACCGCAGATTGAATGCTCCTTCATAGGGTAAAATAATCTGAGATGCAAACCCcttaaatcatcatttctgggcagcgaCTCGTGCTGTTTAAACAGcggtctgctgcccagaaacaatgagtcTGTATGAGGACTAGAGACAGCAGTAGCCATTACTCGTCCTCCtacagtggaggtgatcactgcatgtaaaggcaaatcttcacctccactgatgagcagggagttatcaggaaggaatgcttccttcctggCAATTGTTTGCTCAtctgtgccttaaaggggttgtccaggattagaaaaacaaggctactttcttccaaaaacagcaccacacctgtacacaggttgtgtgtggcatTGGCATTGCAGCTCTAATGAAGACAAGCTGTtataccagacacaaccaatAGATGGGGTGGCGCTGTATTTGGAAGAGAGCAGCCATTTTTtccaatcctggaaaaccctttaaggccttatgcacatgacagtctgtattttgcgatccacaaaaaatacggatgatgtctgtgtgcattccgtattttgcggaacgggacagctggcccctaatagaacagtcctttccttgtacataatgcagacaataatatttttgtacataatgcagacaataatattttttttagcggaatggaaatgaaatgcacactgagtaacttttttttttgcaaacccattgaaatgaatggtaccgtatacagtctgcaaaaaaaacggaacagacactgaaagaaaatacgtttgtgtgcatgaggcctaaggctgaaaaCATGCATGAGCtttgtttttctacatttttgcGGTATTTGCACACGTAGTTCTTGCTGTAAATATGTCagatccagatgttagctgaaagtctatggggaaaaTAAAATGCTGGATagagaagctttttttttttttttttttttttttttttttttttttttttttttttttgcccagtattgctttttctctaaattcaggcattttttttatCCCCTGAAATGAGTGTGGTATACTGCCAGAGCAAATTCATGTACATAGGGGCCTTGGAGGGTTTAATAGAAGTAGGGAGAAAGCGGGAAGGGATAGTCCAACTCTAGTGTCACAGACCTTGCTCTAGTCCatgtataaaaattatatatatatatatatatatatatatatatatatatatatatatattaaaacatcgaAATAAAATTGTCTTGGTGATCTTAGGCCGTTCTCACACGTCGGTGAATTACGGTGTGTGCGCTGTCTGTGTTCTCCATGGTCAGCACACGTACCTATTGATCtcaatgtgtttattcacacacctGTGATTTTTCACCGACCCAGTCGGTGGAAAAAAACTGAGACATGCACTATTTTGATCCATGATGCGGTCAAAacacacccattgaagtctatggtttCTGTGAAAGCCACTAATACAACACGGATAGCATCTGTATTCTGTCAGCGGTTTTcatggaccattggtaggagaagCTCTGGAAACGAATTTTCAACTGTCAGTGggatacggatgacacacggagggcaaaaaaaactgacactGATCCAGCTGAGGAACGGGCTACGAGATTTCACCATATCTGGTTGCATACGGGTGAAATACTAGCTTTCGGCCTGACAAAAAGTCAAACATGCAGGACTATAGGCTAGCATGAAGGCTGGATCCCCTATGGATCCTGTTATAGTCCATAGGGTCCGGTGGGGCCCAGACCTTTCTTGACCAGGCAATCCAAATTGTTCCTCGgctgaaacagcctgccggatttcaGAACACTATCAGAACATATCCTAAATGAGTTTACGTGACATTTTCTTCGCAAATGCTTTGGAAAACGTCATCAAAacatgcagattttgttgcagttttGAGGGCAGTCACAAATATCTGAAATCTATGCTTGGTGGTTACTTAAATGTATGTTCCTTGCCACAAAAATACTCAATCTCATTATTGTTGCAGGTTTCTGGTCAGCATCATTGTGTCTGCAGAGTGCTTTATCACTTTCACCTACGGTAAGTAAAGTGTCCACTTTCACAACTTCTCAAACTTTCAATTATAACTTCTGTTTTTGTGAGCTCCATAATTCCAACCAGTCAGAACCTAACTTCTGCCAAACTAGAGGTGAGCCTTTCCTCACGTTTGTGATTTTCTTCTATGTATAGCGAGATGTACACTCGTGTAGGATGGTTagcgttgagcgaattgaagtatccaaagtggactttgatctgaatttcttGAGAAAAATTTGATATTCTTCATTGGGCTCCTACAAAGCTTCTGTGTGCCTCTGATTCTATTTGGGGGCACACAGAGGATCTTTCTCACCAATTCATATGATGGCCCATTTGTCTAAATAAAATTTTCTGCTATGTGTCCAAAAAAGTCCATATCTGCAGCCTGCCCCTTTTTATATAACCCGTAGCTGCTTTTAGCATTCACATTGTACAAAGAAAAGCAGCATAGTGTGAATGTATGCTTGTTGGAGGgtaattaataaaaatgtatgtcTGTATAACAACAATGGCCTTCATGAAATGGCCCAATCTTTAAATTCTTCGGGCTTGTGATCCAGCCAGCAATGTACGTAGAAGACTCCTGGTTCCCTAGTACAGAGTAGTGCCGGTTCTGTTCAATAATGGGCTTGGTGCTGCTTGTAAGGAGATATCCTCTTCCTGTAGCAAAGCTTTTGGATGGCTTGCAGTCCTGTTAGTGCCTGGTAATGGCCATGCCTTGCATTGTATTAATTGCAGAACAAatgtattatataaaaaaatctaacaaaaaCTACAGCCTAATACTACATGTACAAAAAGTcaataaatattaatattagtaaattaaatattcattttttttttttttttttttttttttccaaaggcaAATCATGTAAGGGTTTATTTTGCCATCAAGTGAATTTCCCACAGACAAATCTGAGCTCGTACATCACCCAGCCTGTGAGCAGCTCGACCTCAGAGAGTCCAAGCAGACCTGCCAACAAAGTCGCCTTCCAAGGCATCCTTAAAAGTAGGTGCACtgattattgggggggggggggggatattgggTTTCTTGTATATAACTGAATTGTGGTTAATATGTGTAAGGTTATGCTTgcaatgtttatttttaataaagggcTTTCACACTGGGTAGGTGTTAAATATATGACCCCTGGAATCCCCAGCAATCACTAGAATGGGGGTCCCTGATTATCCTGTGTGAAAGAAGTGGTAGTGGTCATTGGTGACCAGTGCTCCATTCCCTTCTAAGGGGCTGCTGGAGACACTGTAGTGGCGGAATCATAGATGTGAACGTGGAGGTAGTCATGCCTGTGCACTGCATGTCCATTCACATAGAGGACTCTGGCACCcccatttttgtgatcagtggggatcctagCACTGAGAACTGATTTTATTGGTACTATGTAAACTATAGTACCCTATATATACAATGTTTATTACTGTATATAACATGTAtttgttaaagtggttgtctcacttcagcaaatggcattaatcatgtagagaaagttaatacaaggcttttactaatgtattgtgattgtccatattgcttcctttgctgactgactggattcacttttccattacattatacactgctcgtatccaggggttatgaccaccctgcagtctaGCAGTGGTGGTCCTGCATGAACACAATAGGAACAAGCGCCGGCTTCTCTGGTGTCTGGGACTGTGGGGGTGAGCATAGGgacacatgcgcagcagctcctacCCTGCACACCTTGTATCTGCGCTTCAGTGGTGGCCGTAattcctggaaacgagcagtgtataatgtgatggaaaaatgaatccagccggcaaaagaagcaatatggataatagcaatacattagtaagtatcttgtagtaactttctctacatgataaatgccacttgctgaagtgagacaacccctttaagtgtaataatttttttttttttttttttatgtattggaaaaaaaaaaaaaaatgtttactggCAATTCTCTAAGTTTTGTGCTTGAGCAAACTTGACATGTTGCAATCAGCCAGATGTGAAAAAGGTGAGGATGTAACCATCCATCGTCATGGGTCTAGTAGGTCTGGTATGGGAAGAAGTGATGACCAGCATTTAGATAACATTAATATGTGAACTGCTTGATTTAGGTTGGGTCTTATTGCCGTTACAATATTTATGGGAAGAGTAAATCTAATGTGGCGGCTGCCGTCCTGGCTGAGGAGTAGGATTGTAGTCAGCCATAAATCAGGGCTGTAGGTTTGGCTTATGTTCCTGAAATATAAATAACTTTGAAATATTAATAAAGCTCTGCTGTAAATAAGGAGCAAAGTACCTTTCAGAAAACCAAAAACTGAGAGATAATTTTAGAGAAGTTATTATCACTTGAttcctaaactttttttttttttttttccaatttcttcCAAACAGGTCACAAGTTAAACAAGAAATGTTGTTATAATGGAGGAACTTGTTTCCTTGGAACGTTTTGCATTTGTCCTAAGGAGTACACAGGACGTCGCTGTGAATATGAAAAGAGGCCTCAGTAAGTGCTTCTAATGGGCAAATGGGGTGTATGGTAAAATTGAGGTCTACAGTTGTCATTACAAGGATAATTTTTAGGAAATCCAGCAGTTCATACTACAGTCAGTTTGTAGTGCTGCTTTCTTAAAGGAAAATCCCTCTCTAAAAAATGTTTGAAAACCACCAGTTTTTATATTAGTAGTGAAGGATTGTTTGCATCATAGGAACCATATCTATAGGATGCGGGCTCTGGTCCCACTGATTCCAGGtgggcagtgaatggagaggtggccatacTTGCTTGATTGTTTCCTTAACTACCACAGAAATGTGCATGTGCCACCTCCATGCATGTAACAGCTGTTGGCCATCTCGCCAACAgataaggctttattcacacaggaCAGtgtttttggtcagtgatttccatcagtgattgggagccaaaaccaggactggagcctccacagacataagctataagggaaagatctgatcCTGTTCTGTGtatagagccgcacctggttttggctcaaaatcactgatggaaatcgctgaccaaatactgtgtgaataaggcctaagtgTGGGCACAactctgggatctgcacctatcacCCATTTATGGTATGGGATAGTTTGTAAATATCGATCATGAGAATAGTCCCAATAAGATGCCAAGATCACCAGGTCATTCAAGACAATAACACAAGATGGACGTCATTAACGGTtgtattatatacataataaacctGCCCTTGCACTGATAATGGCCTGCTCCTAAAGGGAAAgatatttcccccaaaaaagctaATATTTAAGTCGCATGTCTTTATTGTTTTAGAAATTGTGCTGGTGGCATCGCCAATGGAGAGTGGGTAGTCCGAGGTTGTGCCTTATGCAGATGTTTCTCAGGAGAACTTTACTGTTTGCCTCCAGCAGAAGGATGTGGTAAGTATTTTACTAACAATGTAGATAAGTTCCTTATCAgtctattgtgtgtgtgtgtgtgtgtgtgtgtataaagtaaTATAGTATGTTTTAAAATAGCGGTGGTCTTCCTGTGAGCCCTAGAAATACTTGCCACTTTTGATTATAATTCCACCGGACAGGGTTATGTCCCTCCTGTGATTtcctcattggtcacatggcctatttgcagctcagtcccattcaggtgaatgggcctgggcttcaatggcaagcacagccgctacacaatgtacggtgctgtaattggtaagctgcgaggaggccttGGCTCCCATAGGACTTGGTGTGGCCTCTTCACATTGTTGATCGGTGATGGTGCTGGGACTTGGACTTTAACAgatccaatattgatgacctatacttattgataacccctttaagtatatgaAAATGCTTCTATTAGTCCCTACAAGAAACATGCGCCATTTCAAATGTCAGCCTGTATGTGAGCACCCCAATGGTAACCAATATgggagcatttttttatttattttttccccatggGGAAATATCATGTCTTCGTAAATTTCCAATAATTTCAGTACTATAAAATGATTCTCCAAGTTGATCTGCAAATGTCATGGTGATGGAGATGAGAAAGGAGTGCCATGTTTTTCAATCCTCATACAACCTCTAGGATTATGGGCCACTGAATTGAGTCTTGGTACTACAGTGCATGAGAAGTATTGGCTTTCCTGTAGGCTCTTCACTGCGTATTTGCATGTGTTTAGGCGACGTCCTGCAAGAACACAAAGGATAGGTTTTAGTAACTAAAGTGCATGGACCACTATTCGTACAGGCGGGCGTTACCCTGTTGTGGGTACTTGCATTCCTTTCTCATCTTCTGAGCCACTTGCAGAATGTAAAGCCAGGCTGATTGTTTGCAGCCTGTACGCATAGATTGTATTTGCAATTCAATGTagtctcattttttttctttttttttttcttcttcttagaACACGTCACCATGAGATCCGTGGGGTCGAAGCTACATTACTGCTGTGTGACTGTATTCGGACTGACGCTAATGATTATTTTTGCACTGTGTGCGCTATTTTAAAGCATGCTTGATAGATACGTTTTTTGTATCCTGCACTTTTAAAGATTTTTCCTTTTTGCAAATTGAGTTTTGGTTGCATAGAATTTACATAAAACGCTAATGAACACTTtgaaaatagaaatacaattCGTTCCCTTGACTGCTGGAAAACGGATTGATTTTTCTATGTATACGGGTGAACTCCACCAACGGCCAGCAGACGTTTTCTCTTTGGTACCTGGAAACTGCCTCTGGGATGAGTATTATCTTGATATATTGCATTCCCAAAGTGTCATTGTGAAACGTTTAACTGTAAAACAAGGTCAGACCCAACTTGTGAACACCGCTAGTGATGTTTCACTAATGTAATGTCAGAAATAGCGGAGCTGAATGAGTGTTAACTCCTTAAGGGCTGCATAGTTTCAGCTTTGTGATGTATCtggtttaggctagtttcacactagcgttggacATCTCTGGCCATCTGTTCTGCCACCTGAGACCCAcccgccccattcactataatggggatcgGCAGAGATCTGGCTGCAACCCGGCATACATGCCGATTCTCAGCAGCGGGATCTCTGCTAGTCCCTTtcatagtgaatggggcctggcGGCGATGTGGTAGCTTCCGGCAATGCCGATATGCAGAGGGATCTAAAAGCgctagtatgaaactagcctCACCCATAGCACtatgtaaaacaaaaaataacacaCATTGATAGCATGATAAACTTACCAAATGACTcattcagccctgctacatctaaaCAGTAGTTTCCACCATAGGTTTTTAATATTTGTCTATGCAACATTGTTCATTAGTGAATAGGATTGCTTTCTATATTTAAAACTTCTATTAATTGTAAATGTGTTTGTCTGTCATGTAAAATGGGAATTCTCTAAAAAACAAAACGGGTAGATTGTAAATGGGGacttcacgaagcaataacttcggctcatcagagccaatacattctactactgtacagagctcctgctccgtacagtattagaacaaagttttatgcgaattgacttcggatgtttcacccgaagtcgattcgctcatcattAATTGTAAACTTGTTCAACAGATGACGTTGGCATATGATGGGaaagaatatttttatattttatgtatagAGTAGATTAGTAGCAACTGTTTTACTTGTCTGACAATCACCACTTTGAATTGTGATGAGACAAATCAATAAGCACTTACTAGAATGACCGAAttacctactaggcctgaagcctatggcgctgatcagcggcggggcagggaactatgcccTCCTGTGCCTcgccgcagtatgtggggcgAGCACCCC
This portion of the Bufo gargarizans isolate SCDJY-AF-19 chromosome 1, ASM1485885v1, whole genome shotgun sequence genome encodes:
- the LOC122927933 gene encoding teratocarcinoma-derived growth factor-like, with product MDFLIHVWSNEADDLRSPDLTTLSCMRMSCGQFLVSIIVSAECFITFTYGKSCKGLFCHQVNFPQTNLSSYITQPVSSSTSESPSRPANKVAFQGILKSHKLNKKCCYNGGTCFLGTFCICPKEYTGRRCEYEKRPQNCAGGIANGEWVVRGCALCRCFSGELYCLPPAEGCEHVTMRSVGSKLHYCCVTVFGLTLMIIFALCALF